A single Macaca fascicularis isolate 582-1 chromosome 13, T2T-MFA8v1.1 DNA region contains:
- the KCNS3 gene encoding delayed-rectifier potassium channel regulatory subunit KCNS3, with product MVFGEFFHRPGQDEELVNLNVGGFKQSVDQSTLLRFPHTRLGKLLTCHSEEAILELCDDYSVADKEYYFDRNPSLFRYVLNFYYTGKLHVMEELCVFSFCQEIEYWGINELFIDSCCSNRYQERKEENHEKDWDQKSHDVSTDSSFEESSLFEKELEKFDTQRFGQLRKKIWIRMENPAHCLSAKLIAISSLSVVLASIVAMCVHSMSEFQNEDGEVDDPVLEGVEIACIAWFTGELAVRLAAAPCQKKFWKNPLNIIDFVSIIPFYATLAVDTKEEESEDIENMGKVVQILRLMRIFRILKLARHSVGLRSLGATLRHSYHEVGLLLLFLSVGISIFSVLIYSVEKDDHTSSLTSIPICWWWATISMTTVGYGDTHPVTLAGKLIASTCIICGILVVALPITIIFNKFSKYYQKQKDIDVDQCSEDVPEKCHELPYFNIRDIYAQRMHAFITSLSSVGIVVSDPDSTDASSIEDNEDICNTTSLENCTAK from the coding sequence ATGGTGTTTGGTGAGTTTTTCCATCGCCCTGGACAGGACGAGGAACTTGTCAACCTGAATGTGGGGGGCTTTAAGCAGTCTGTTGACCAAAGCACCCTCCTGCGGTTTCCTCACACCAGACTGGGGAAGCTGCTTACTTGCCATTCTGAGGAGGCCATTCTGGAGCTGTGTGATGATTACAGTGTGGCTGATAAGGAATACTACTTTGATCGGAATCCCTCCTTGTTCAgatatgttttgaatttttattacaCGGGGAAGCTGCACGTCATGGAGGAGCTGTGCGTGTTCTCATTCTGCCAGGAGATCGAGTACTGGGGCATCAACGAGCTCTTCATTGATTCCTGCTGCAGCAATCGCTACCAGGAACGCAAAGAGGAAAACCACGAGAAGGACTGGGATCAGAAAAGCCATGACGTGAGTACCGACTCCTCGTTTGAAGAGTCGTCTCTGTTTGAGAAAGAGCTGGAGAAGTTTGACACACAGCGATTTGGTCAGCTCCGTAAGAAAATCTGGatcagaatggagaacccagcaCACTGCCTGTCTGCTAAGCTTATCGCTATCTCCTCCTTGAGCGTGGTGCTGGCCTCCATCGTGGCCATGTGCGTTCACAGCATGTCGGAGTTCCAGAATGAGGATGGAGAAGTGGATGATCCAGTGCTGGAAGGAGTGGAGATCGCGTGCATTGCCTGGTTCACCGGGGAGCTTGCCGTCCGGCTGGCTGCCGCTCCTTGTCaaaagaaattctggaaaaaCCCTCTGAACATCATTGACTTTGTCTCCATTATTCCCTTCTATGCCACGTTGGCTGTAGACAccaaggaggaagagagtgaggaTATTGAGAACATGGGCAAGGTGGTCCAGATCCTACGGCTTATGAGGATTTTCCGAATTCTAAAACTTGCCCGGCACTCAGTAGGACTTCGGTCTCTAGGTGCCACACTGAGGCACAGCTACCATGAAGTTGGacttctgcttctcttcctctctgtgggcatttccattttttctgtgCTTATCTACTCTGTGGAGAAAGATGACCACACATccagcctcaccagcatcccCATCTGCTGGTGGTGGGCCACCATCAGCATGACAACCGTGGGCTATGGAGACACCCACCCAGTCACCTTGGCGGGGAAGCTCATCGCCAGCACGTGCATCATCTGTGGCATTTTGGTGGTGGCCCTtcccatcaccatcatcttcaaCAAGTTTTCCAAGTACTACCAGAAGCAAAAGGACATTGATGTGGACCAGTGCAGTGAGGATGTACCAGAGAAGTGTCATGAGCTACCTTACTTTAACATTAGGGATATTTATGCACAGCGGATGCATGCCTTCATTACCAGTCTCTCTTCTGTAGGCATTGTGGTGAGCGATCCCGACTCCACAGACGCTTCAAGCATTGAAGACAATGAGGACATTTGTAACACCACCTCCTTGGAGAATTGCACAGCAAAATGA